The Pungitius pungitius chromosome 8, fPunPun2.1, whole genome shotgun sequence genome has a window encoding:
- the il17rd gene encoding interleukin-17 receptor D, with amino-acid sequence MAAPRSSLTTLCGLFALLCSSAGSTTPGTRRANQERCGYQDQFAADGSRRPAVTFRADNCSLNYPLGKHVIHAVSDVSFSHLACEDQAAVVVHWAASPLGIEHIKGFRVYLEDKNPDGKQCQHLILKDPRQLNYSYKNTKLSSQPFSGLTFDTDYMVRVVPFPTLMNESFFPPAFLRTNSCEVLLGSDNLVCKPFWKPKTLNVSQLGSNLHVAFDQAPASFGFHFYFLYYKLRQDGPFRQQRCKPDVNQHRTTCILQNVTPGTYTIELRDDGNTTRRQSQYYVSQVHSTWAGPIRAMAITVPLVVMSAFATLFTVMCRKKQQENIYSQLDEESSESSNHSAALNAERPWPRPKVFICYSNRDCPKHLAVIQSFAYFLQDFCSCEVVLDLWEHLEMCREGQMSWLSRQLDDADFIITVCSKGLRYYIEKKSRRGKTPVSRRSNGGSSTSPSGGSGGDLFIVGVAMIAEKLRMAKQSEGGGAQELDRYMAVYFDYSTENDVPTMLSLAPRFKLMDQLPQLFSRLHSSQSSLAERESQPLNVSRRNYFRSRSGRSLYVAICNMHQHIGQNPDWFEKQLSPPSGGPSASGSDPAAAPAAPGPGPPPEPACPSSCSSSRPEQQRLDSGLVLNEVVVNTPPPPEGALRRNVLLLAPGSSPSLNLDHSPSPDPCPSPGLPHCSLSLQGSTSRSTSGLSGLLPEGSSSSSPSILQDGVCPLHTQVEEGHRSPPEVPPPRDSGIYDSSVPSLELSIPLMDGLSHDQADSSSLADSESSSSGLGDEEPPSVTSLRCGTATVRKAELHRHHLEHGDGPVASQ; translated from the exons ATGGCGGCGCCTCGGAGCTCCCTCACCACTCTCTGCGGGTTGTTCGCGCTGCTTTGCTCCTCTGCCGGATCCACGACCCCCGGCACCAGGAGGGCGAACCAGGAGCGGTGCGGCTACCAG gaTCAGTTTGCTGCAGATGGAAGTCGCAGGCCGGCCGTCACTTTCCGAGCTGACA ATTGTTCGCTCAACTACCCGCTGGGGAAACACGTGATCCACGCCGTCTCCGACGTCTCCTTCAGCCATCTGGCGTGCGAGGACCAGGCCGCCGTGGTCGTCCACTGGGCCGCCAGTCCACTAG GAATCGAACACATTAAAGGCTTCAGGGTTTATCTGGAGGACAAAAACCCAGATGGGAAACAGTGTCAACATCTCATCCTCAAAGACCCTCGACAGCTCAACTACTCCTACAAGAACACG AAGCTGAGCAGCCAGCCGTTCAGCGGGTTGACCTTTGACACCGACTACATGGTTCGCGTGGTTCCTTTTCCGACTCTGATGAACGAGTCCTTCTTCCCGCCCGCCTTCCTCAGAACCAACT cGTGCGAAGTCCTGCTGGGATCAGACAACCTGGTTTGCAAACCAT tcTGGAAGCCAAAGACCCTGAACGTGTCCCAGCTGGGATCGAACCTCCACGTGGCGTTCGACCAGGCGCCGGCCTCCTTCGGCTTCCACTTCTACTTCCTGTACTACAAACTGCGGCAGGACGGGCCCTTCAGACAGCAGCGCTGCAAACCA GATGTGAACCAGCACAGAACTACATGCATCCTCCAGAACGTCACTCCGGGGACCTACACCATCGAG CTGAGAGACGACGGTAACACGACGAGGAGGCAATCTCAGTACTACGTCAGCcagg TCCACTCCACCTGGGCGGGGCCTATCCGGGCCATGGCCATCACGGTGCCTCTGGTCGTCATGTCGGCCTTCGCCACTCTCTTCACTGTTATGTGTCGCAAGAAACAGCAAG AGAACATCTACAGCCAGCTGGATGAGGAGAGCAGCGAGTCGTCCAATCACAGCGCGGCATTGAACGCAGAGCGGCCGTGGCCCCGCCCCAAAGTCTTCATCTGTTACTCCAACAGGGACTGCCCCAAACACCTCGCCGTCATCCAGAGCTTCGCCTACTTCCTGCAGGACTTCTGCAGCTGTGAG GTGGTGTTGGACCTGTGGGAGCATCTGGAGATGTGCAGAGAGGGTCAGATGTCGTGGCTCAGCAGACAGCTGGACGACGCTGACTTCATCATCACCGTCTGTTCCAAAGGACTACG CTACTACATAGAGAAGAAGAGCCGCAGAGGAAAGACCCCAGTCAGTCGCCGCAGCAACGGCGGCAGCAGCACCTCTCCGAGCGGTGGGTCGGGCGGCGACCTGTTCATTGTGGGCGTGGCCATGATCGCGGAGAAGCTGAGGATGGCGAAGCAGAGCGAGGGGGGCGGAGCTCAGGAGCTGGACCGCTACATGGCGGTTTATTTTGACTACTCCACGGAGAACGACGTCCCCACCATGTTGAGTCTGGCCCCCAG GTTCAAGCTGATGGACCAGCTGCCTCAACTCTTCAGCCGGCTTCACTCCAGTCAGTCCAGTCTGGCCGAGCGCGAGTCGCAGCCTCTCAACGTCTCCAGGAGGAACTACTTCAGGAGCCGATCGGGGCGCTCGCTGTACGTCGCCATCTGCAACATGCACCAGCACATCGGCCAGAACCCCGACTGGTTTGAGAAGCAGCTTTCGCCGCCGTCGGGCGGTCCCTCGGCCTCCGGCTCGGACCCTGCAGCGGCGCCCGCGGCCCCGGGCCCCGGCCCTCCCCCCGAGCCCGcctgcccctcctcctgctcctcgtcTCGGCCCGAGCAGCAGAGGTTGGACTCGGGCCTGGTGCTAAACGAGGTGGTGGTGAACACGCCGCCGCCCCCGGAGGGAGCGCTGAGGAGGAACGTGCTCCTGCTGGCCCCCGGCTCCAGTCCCAGCCTGAACCTGGACCACAGTCCCAGTCCGGATCCCTGTCCCAGTCCAGGTCTGCCACACTgctctctgtccctgcaggGATCCACTTCAAG GTCCACATCTGGATTATCTGGACTATTACCTGAaggatcttcctcctcctccccctccatcctccagGACGGGGTGTGCCCCCTCCACACCCAGGTGGAGGAAGGCCACCGTTCTCCTCCCGAGGTCCCGCCCCCTCGCGACTCGGGCATCTATGATTCGTCCGTCCCTTCGTTGGAGCTCTCCATTCCCCTGATGGATGGACTGTCACATGACCAGGCTGACTCCTCCTCTCTGGCAGACAGCGAATCATCTTCTTCGGGCCTgg GCGACGAGGAGCCGCCCTCCGTCACGTCGCTCCGCTGCGGCACCGCCACCGTCCGTAAGGCGGAGCTGCACCGCCACCACCTGGAGCACGGCGACGGGCCTGTGGCGTCGCAGTAG
- the LOC119194119 gene encoding kelch-like protein 10 has translation MGEEGTSSAKSNFDRDKAEKMVRKMASSAVNELLQRTELCDVVIKVEGDRFNAHKIILCSCSEYFCALFTGAWANPKKKSYIIPGVSPAMMRLIIDYAYTQNVDVTEDNVLELLAAADQFLVSGIVQRCCFFLEDQLCLSNCIGIWRLMHFYHLPRLTHKVFLFILQHFDEIIAVSQEILELSVQQLSAIIEHDHLNVRRESTVFETILHWISHQPDQRRGQIFELLSEVRLGLMTAIYLQDVVKENALIKDSAKCVSIIDAAVAKFMDLRCKSSKPDYSDRLSRPRLPSSILLVTGGKNARNAATGLDAYDARADCWVPIRAGEIRRNHHGAALLGGFMYVIGGRNRGIQLNTAMKFDLVNRTWHPVMPMNCCRDHVCVAVQNGCIYALGGFSDDLYHNSVERYTPETDQWTMVAPMHTKRSSASAATLRGKVYVCGGYNGTRSLTLAERYDPNTNQWTVIPNMRSSRRGLGIAAYKDLIYAIGGTSSGSIHLRTVETYNPDTDRWRNAPSMCCARSFFGLEVMEEQLIVVGGFGGTAAMLTVERYDDDVGMWLRASDMETPRSGQSCCVLHGLHGVMEDLFHCGSPTMPTVVEAAGGST, from the exons aTGGGCGAAGAAGGAACATCTTCCGCCAAATCGAATTTTGACAGAGACAAAGCGGAGAAAATGGTGCGTAAGATGGCCTCCTCGGCTGTGAATGAACTCCTCCAAAGGACGGAACTGTGCGACGTGGTGATCAAGGTCGAGGGCGACAGGTTCAACGCGCACAAGATCATCCTGTGCAGCTGCAGCGAGTACTTCTG CGCTCTCTTCACCGGTGCCTGGGCCAACCCAAAAAAGAAGTCGTACATTATCCCCGGGGTGTCGCCCGCGATGATGCGCCTCATCATTGATTACGCCTACACTCAAAATGTTGATGTGACGGAGGACAACGTGTTGGAGCTTTTAGCAGCAGCAGACCAGTTCTTGGTCTCTGGGATTGTTCAGAGATGCTGCTTCTTCCTGGAGGACCAGCTGTGCTTGTCGAACTGCATTGGCATCTGGAGGCTGATGCACTTCTACCACTTGCCCAGGCTGACACACAAggtcttcctcttcatcctgcAACACTTTGATGAGATCATCGCTGTCTCGCAGGAGATCTTGGAGCTCTCCGTGCAGCAGCTGTCGGCCATCATTGAACACGACCACCTCAAtgtgaggcgagaaagcacGGTGTTTGAGACCATCCTGCACTGGATCTCCCACCAGCCAGACCAAAGAAGGGGTCAAATCTTTGAGCTACTGTCTGAG GTGCGGCTTGGCTTGATGACCGCCATCTACCTCCAGGACGTTGTGAAGGAGAACGCTCTGATAAAGGACAGCGCCAAATGCGTTTCCATCATCGACGCCGCAGTGGCCAAGTTCATGGACCTTCGTTGCAAATCCTCAAAACCCGATTACAGTGACCGGCTAAGCCGCCCACGCCTGCCCTCCTCCATCTTACTGGTCACAGGGGGCAAGAACGCCCGAAACGCCGCCACCGGCCTGGACGCCTACGACGCCCGGGCCGACTGCTGGGTCCCGATAAGAGCCGGGGAGATCCGCCGCAATCACCACGGCGCCGCCCTCCTCGGCGGCTTCATGTACGTGATCGGCGGCAGAAACAGAGGAATCCAACTGAACACCGCGATGAAGTTCGACCTCGTCAACCGCACGTGGCACCCGGTGATGCCCATGAACTGCTGCCGCGACCACGTCTGCGTCGCCGTGCAGAACGGGTGCATTTACGCCCTCGGAGGCTTTAGCGATGACTTATACCACAACAGCGTTGAGCGCTACACACCCGAAACGGACCAGTGGACCATGGTGGCACCAATGCATACGAAGAGGAGTAGCGCCAGTGCCGCGACTCTCAGGGGCAAG GTGTACGTTTGCGGAGGTTACAACGGGACTCGGAGCCTCACCTTGGCCGAACGCTACGACCCGAACACCAACCAGTGGACCGTGATCCCCAACATGAGGAGCTCCCGGAGGGGTCTGGGGATCGCTGCCTACAAAGACCTCATCTATGCG ATAGGCGGCACCAGTAGCGGGAGCATCCATCTGCGCACTGTCGAGACCTACAACCCTGACACCGACCGGTGGAGAAACGCACCGTCCATGTGCTGTGCCCGCAGCTTCTTCGGGCttgaggtgatggaggagcagctcaTTGTGGTTGGAGGATTTGGAGGCACTGCCGCGATGTTAACCGTGGAGCGCTATGACGACGATGTTGGCATGTGGTTACGTGCCTCTGACATGGAGACGCCCCGCAGCGGCCAGAGCTGCTGCGTGCTGCACGGACTCCACGGCGTGATGGAGGACCTGTTCCATTGTGGTTCCCCTACGATGCCCACTGTGGTGGAAGCAGCGGGTGGATCCACGTAA